The following are from one region of the Streptomyces changanensis genome:
- a CDS encoding SDR family oxidoreductase: MSTFQGAGVVVTGAGGGIGAALARRFAAEGARVVVNDLDPARAEQVADAIGGTAVPGDASAVVAEARDALGGTVDVYCANAGLASPGDAFADEAVWSAAWDVNVMAHVRAARTLLPDWLERGQGRFVSTVSAAGLLTMIGAAPYSVSKHGAYAFAEWLSLTYRHRGLKVHAICPQGVRTDMLTTAGSAGELVLAPTAIEPDDVAEALFSGMAEDRFLILPHAEVAEYYRARAAEPERWLGGMNRVQRTWEGTGR; the protein is encoded by the coding sequence ATGAGCACGTTCCAGGGCGCCGGAGTGGTGGTCACGGGGGCCGGCGGCGGCATCGGCGCCGCCCTCGCGCGCAGGTTCGCCGCCGAGGGAGCCCGCGTCGTCGTCAACGACCTGGACCCCGCCCGCGCCGAGCAGGTCGCCGACGCGATCGGCGGCACCGCCGTGCCCGGCGACGCCTCCGCGGTCGTCGCCGAGGCCCGCGACGCCCTGGGCGGCACCGTCGACGTCTACTGCGCCAACGCGGGTCTCGCCTCGCCCGGTGACGCCTTCGCCGACGAGGCCGTCTGGTCCGCCGCCTGGGACGTCAACGTCATGGCGCACGTGCGCGCCGCCCGGACCCTCCTGCCCGACTGGCTGGAGCGCGGCCAGGGCCGGTTCGTCTCCACCGTCTCGGCCGCCGGCCTCCTCACCATGATCGGGGCCGCCCCCTACAGCGTGTCCAAGCACGGCGCGTACGCCTTCGCCGAATGGCTGTCGCTCACCTACCGTCACCGCGGCCTGAAGGTCCACGCCATCTGCCCGCAGGGTGTCCGCACCGACATGCTCACCACCGCCGGATCGGCCGGCGAGCTGGTCCTCGCCCCCACGGCCATCGAGCCCGACGACGTCGCGGAGGCCCTCTTCTCGGGCATGGCGGAGGACCGGTTCCTGATCCTCCCGCACGCCGAGGTCGCCGAGTACTACCGGGCCCGCGCCGCCGAGCCGGAGCGCTGGCTGGGCGGCATGAACCGCGTACAGCGCACCTGGGAGGGAACCGGGAGGTGA
- a CDS encoding exo-beta-N-acetylmuramidase NamZ family protein, whose translation MSVSRRGLLAAAGCAAGAAGATGAAGAAGLVAAPAAAGRGGEGGRGVRRVRTGFDRLAADGYALLAGRRVGVVTNPTGVTADLRHIVDVMHADDRVDLMAVFGPEHGFRGTAQAGGSEGRHDDPATGLPVYDTYGKSGRALADVFTASGVDTVVFDIQDVGARFYTYIWTMYDCMVAAELAGKRFVVLDRPNPLGARAALGPVLDKAFATFVGREPIAQAHGMTVAELALLFNGEFLTRPVPLETVRMSGWRRRDLFGATGLPWVPPSPNMPTPETALVYPGTCLFEGTNLSEGRGTTRPFELLGAEGVDRRWAQAANALELPGVRFREAYFAPVFSKFQGKTVGGVQLHVHDPAAFDPVLTGVALLVTAKRSWSGFAWRPDHWIDKLTGSTTVRTLVDAGADPREVAGAWQRGLAAFRTMRGQYLLYR comes from the coding sequence ATGAGCGTGTCCAGACGGGGTCTGCTGGCGGCGGCGGGCTGTGCGGCGGGCGCCGCGGGCGCCACGGGCGCCGCCGGCGCGGCGGGGCTGGTCGCGGCTCCCGCCGCGGCCGGGCGGGGCGGCGAGGGCGGTAGGGGCGTACGGCGGGTGCGGACCGGCTTCGACCGGCTGGCGGCCGACGGGTACGCACTGCTGGCCGGCCGGCGCGTCGGCGTGGTGACGAACCCGACCGGCGTGACGGCGGATCTGCGGCACATCGTGGACGTCATGCACGCCGACGACCGGGTGGACCTGATGGCGGTCTTCGGTCCGGAGCACGGGTTCCGGGGCACGGCGCAGGCCGGCGGCTCCGAGGGCCGCCACGACGATCCGGCCACGGGGCTGCCGGTCTACGACACGTACGGCAAGAGCGGCCGGGCGCTCGCGGACGTCTTCACCGCGTCCGGCGTGGACACCGTGGTGTTCGACATCCAGGACGTGGGCGCCCGGTTCTACACGTACATCTGGACCATGTACGACTGCATGGTCGCCGCCGAGCTGGCGGGGAAACGTTTCGTCGTACTGGACCGGCCGAACCCGCTCGGTGCGCGGGCGGCGCTCGGACCGGTGCTGGACAAGGCGTTCGCCACGTTCGTGGGGCGCGAGCCGATCGCCCAGGCGCACGGGATGACCGTGGCGGAGCTGGCGCTCCTCTTCAACGGGGAGTTCCTCACGCGGCCGGTGCCGCTGGAGACCGTCCGGATGTCCGGCTGGCGGCGTCGGGACCTCTTCGGCGCGACGGGGCTGCCGTGGGTGCCGCCCAGCCCCAACATGCCGACGCCGGAGACCGCGCTCGTCTACCCGGGGACCTGCCTGTTCGAGGGGACCAACCTGTCGGAGGGCCGGGGCACGACCCGGCCCTTCGAACTGCTCGGCGCCGAGGGCGTCGACCGGCGGTGGGCGCAGGCGGCGAACGCGCTGGAGCTGCCCGGGGTGCGGTTCAGGGAGGCGTACTTCGCGCCGGTCTTCTCCAAGTTCCAGGGGAAGACGGTCGGCGGGGTGCAGCTGCACGTCCACGATCCCGCCGCCTTCGATCCCGTGCTCACCGGCGTCGCCCTGCTCGTGACGGCGAAGCGGAGCTGGAGCGGGTTCGCGTGGCGGCCCGACCACTGGATCGACAAGCTCACGGGCTCGACGACGGTGCGCACCCTCGTCGACGCGGGCGCCGACCCGCGCGAGGTGGCCGGGGCGTGGCAGCGGGGCCTGGCCGCCTTCCGGACGATGCGCGGGCAGTACCTGCTGTACCGCTGA
- a CDS encoding TetR/AcrR family transcriptional regulator: MARTTDGNGATPVPRRLLAAATRLFAERGYDRTSVQEIVEAAGVTKGALYHYFGSKEDLLHEVYARVLRLQQERLDALADADAPVDRRLRDAAADVVVTTIENLDDASIFFRSMHHLSPEKNKQVRAERRRYHERFRALVEEGQRTGVFSTATPADLVVDYHFGSVHHLSTWYRPDGPLTPQQVADHLADLLLRALRP; encoded by the coding sequence ATGGCCAGGACGACGGACGGGAACGGTGCCACGCCCGTCCCCAGACGGCTGCTGGCCGCCGCCACCCGCCTCTTCGCCGAGCGGGGCTACGACCGCACGTCCGTGCAGGAGATCGTCGAGGCCGCCGGGGTCACCAAGGGCGCCCTCTACCACTACTTCGGCTCCAAGGAGGACCTGCTGCACGAGGTGTACGCGCGCGTGCTGCGCCTCCAGCAGGAGCGGCTCGACGCCCTCGCGGACGCCGACGCGCCGGTCGACCGGCGGCTGCGCGACGCGGCCGCCGACGTCGTCGTCACCACGATCGAGAACCTCGACGACGCGTCGATCTTCTTCCGCTCGATGCACCACCTGAGCCCGGAGAAGAACAAGCAGGTGCGCGCCGAGCGCCGCCGCTACCACGAGCGGTTCCGCGCCCTTGTCGAGGAAGGGCAGCGGACCGGGGTGTTCTCCACGGCCACCCCGGCGGACCTGGTGGTCGACTACCACTTCGGCTCGGTGCACCACCTGTCGACCTGGTACCGGCCCGACGGCCCGCTCACCCCGCAGCAGGTGGCCGACCACCTCGCCGACCTCCTCCTGCGGGCCCTGCGCCCGTAA